From the genome of Colwellia psychrerythraea 34H, one region includes:
- a CDS encoding endo-1,4-beta-xylanase, with product MKNYKCTFALMLIFCLGVQGCGSEEQVIEELPILEIPVEDAPVEDVPVEEIPVEEAPAEEVPVEEDPVEEVPVEEAPAEEDVELSAFELAMAKCNNPWNELGVALNDNSELLNDPLLSTCYRVSGVVDGLIDDNIDLSINGAETLAVASEGQFEFVTPFISDETFILSVKTAATKHQCNLINNSGTINDEQANNLIVHCIATTSQCDKTTENITDDKNFSGNNIEGIESLVSDIECGVEPWREAANERINNIRKTSGTITIVDKNGEPVTNAKVNLTLNRHNFKFGGIAQAKLWHGEADDVADLYKAAYLDFGFNKGGFQNALKYKLRAGLEPLVPAMLTWFKAHDIPVRGHALIWPKWTNMETTVSAQDALDMGITQGDVANLPSDELKIYVDTTIRNWASKWDVVEWDVANELRGHYDVQDILGYQEEAHWYKLAKANVQNSATLFINDNRIISDSSETVVSDKVAGYKSNVESILADDTLNEGHVEALGFQSRFGSMLSADTIYQRLSYFDDLNLPISATEFEIKDDLITTEIDRAVLTERVMTVYFSKESVSDILVWTFFESSSRSDARHLVDLEGNANLRGKTWLYLVKKHWNTDVTTWLDRQGETQLNGFKGEYTATVSFTNYPDEQVDFSWIDGTKGKTIQLLNYANGSDSATPASFSIDSFENTEVEEGVMFTSTVPTLSGDDNIGAITWTVTGDDANLFNLNSITGVLSLTAQDFESPADTDIDNNYAVILTATDAVGNFAELALELVVTDNLADNQVLVNFTIDEFITTTIAENVIYSSELPNLSGDEAVGSVIWTVEGDDANLFVVDSSTGALTLAAQDFENANDLAGDNDYLVTLVATDSEDNFAQLALVISVTNVDEVVVYSPPEISGDNGDISSVINAGDLVFTRPALATETTLDGGAATVEGNKWKLFNWSEAEAYCSDIGARLPTKTELSDNLLTLVNDADLVSNGSFSATEHWPVNKGYWASTFPEDGKHHLMKTSIDPAKMSALADTNRQYVTCVR from the coding sequence ATGAAAAACTATAAATGTACCTTTGCCCTTATGCTTATTTTCTGTTTGGGAGTACAAGGTTGTGGCTCTGAAGAGCAAGTAATAGAAGAACTACCAATACTTGAAATTCCAGTTGAGGATGCTCCAGTAGAGGATGTTCCAGTTGAGGAAATTCCAGTTGAGGAAGCTCCAGCTGAGGAAGTTCCAGTTGAGGAAGATCCAGTTGAGGAAGTTCCAGTTGAGGAAGCTCCAGCTGAGGAAGATGTTGAACTTTCTGCATTTGAACTAGCGATGGCAAAATGTAATAACCCTTGGAATGAGCTAGGTGTAGCGTTAAATGATAATAGTGAGTTGCTAAATGACCCATTATTATCGACATGTTATCGTGTGTCAGGGGTTGTTGATGGCTTAATTGATGACAATATTGACTTGTCAATTAATGGTGCTGAAACGCTAGCGGTGGCAAGTGAGGGGCAATTTGAATTTGTTACTCCTTTTATCAGTGATGAAACGTTTATATTGAGCGTAAAAACTGCAGCAACAAAACATCAATGTAATTTGATTAATAACAGCGGCACAATTAATGATGAGCAAGCCAATAACCTTATTGTTCATTGTATAGCTACTACCAGCCAATGTGATAAAACCACAGAAAATATTACTGATGATAAAAACTTCTCAGGTAATAATATTGAAGGAATTGAGAGTCTTGTTAGTGATATTGAATGTGGTGTAGAACCATGGCGAGAAGCAGCTAACGAACGTATCAATAACATTCGTAAAACGTCAGGTACTATTACTATTGTTGATAAAAATGGTGAGCCAGTAACTAACGCTAAAGTGAACTTAACCCTTAACCGTCATAACTTTAAGTTTGGGGGAATTGCTCAGGCAAAATTATGGCATGGTGAAGCCGATGATGTTGCAGATCTATATAAAGCGGCTTATTTAGATTTTGGTTTTAATAAAGGTGGTTTTCAAAACGCTTTAAAATATAAATTAAGAGCAGGTTTAGAGCCTTTAGTACCAGCTATGCTTACTTGGTTTAAAGCGCATGATATCCCTGTGCGTGGGCATGCGTTGATCTGGCCAAAATGGACGAATATGGAAACAACAGTATCAGCACAAGATGCATTAGATATGGGCATTACCCAAGGAGATGTTGCGAACCTTCCCAGTGATGAACTGAAAATTTATGTTGATACCACGATTAGAAATTGGGCGAGTAAGTGGGATGTTGTTGAGTGGGATGTTGCTAACGAATTACGAGGTCACTACGATGTGCAAGATATTCTAGGCTATCAAGAAGAAGCACATTGGTACAAATTAGCTAAGGCCAATGTTCAAAATTCGGCGACATTATTTATTAATGATAATCGAATTATATCAGATAGCAGTGAAACTGTGGTTTCAGATAAAGTTGCAGGCTATAAAAGTAATGTTGAAAGTATTCTTGCAGACGATACGTTAAATGAAGGTCATGTTGAAGCGCTTGGATTTCAAAGTCGCTTTGGTTCGATGTTATCTGCGGATACTATTTATCAACGTTTATCCTATTTTGATGACTTAAATCTGCCAATTTCAGCGACGGAATTTGAGATTAAAGATGACTTGATAACCACAGAGATTGACCGCGCTGTTTTAACTGAACGAGTGATGACTGTTTACTTTAGTAAAGAAAGTGTCAGTGATATTTTAGTCTGGACATTTTTTGAAAGCTCTAGCCGAAGTGATGCTCGCCATTTAGTCGACTTAGAAGGCAATGCTAATTTACGAGGAAAAACGTGGTTGTATTTAGTTAAGAAACATTGGAATACCGATGTTACCACTTGGTTAGATAGGCAGGGGGAAACACAGCTAAACGGCTTTAAAGGTGAATATACTGCAACGGTATCTTTTACAAATTACCCTGATGAGCAGGTTGACTTCTCTTGGATTGATGGCACAAAGGGTAAAACAATTCAGTTACTTAATTACGCCAATGGTAGCGACAGTGCAACACCTGCTAGTTTCAGTATTGATAGTTTTGAAAATACTGAAGTAGAGGAAGGCGTTATGTTTACTAGTACAGTACCGACCCTGTCAGGTGATGATAATATTGGCGCTATTACTTGGACTGTAACCGGTGATGATGCCAACTTATTTAACCTTAACTCTATAACTGGCGTTTTAAGCCTTACAGCACAAGACTTTGAATCACCAGCTGATACTGATATTGATAATAACTATGCGGTTATTTTAACTGCGACGGATGCTGTTGGTAATTTTGCAGAATTAGCTTTAGAGCTCGTTGTAACTGATAATCTTGCCGATAACCAAGTACTAGTAAACTTCACTATTGATGAATTCATTACCACAACAATTGCTGAAAATGTAATTTATAGCAGTGAGCTGCCAAACCTTTCTGGTGATGAAGCAGTTGGTAGTGTTATTTGGACTGTTGAAGGCGATGATGCTAATTTATTTGTTGTCGATTCATCGACAGGTGCATTAACTTTAGCGGCTCAAGATTTTGAAAATGCTAATGATTTAGCTGGAGATAATGACTATCTAGTAACACTTGTCGCGACTGATTCAGAAGATAATTTCGCCCAACTAGCATTAGTTATTTCAGTAACCAATGTTGATGAAGTTGTTGTTTATTCACCACCTGAGATTAGTGGTGACAATGGTGATATTTCGAGTGTTATCAATGCTGGTGATTTAGTTTTTACTCGTCCAGCCCTGGCGACGGAAACGACACTTGATGGTGGCGCTGCCACAGTTGAAGGTAATAAATGGAAGTTATTCAATTGGAGTGAAGCCGAAGCTTACTGTAGTGATATTGGTGCAAGATTACCAACTAAAACAGAGTTATCAGATAACTTATTAACGTTAGTTAATGATGCCGACTTGGTTAGCAATGGCAGTTTCTCCGCTACCGAGCATTGGCCTGTAAATAAAGGTTACTGGGCTAGCACTTTTCCTGAGGATGGTAAACATCACTTAATGAAAACAAGCATAGATCCGGCAAAAATGTCAGCTTTAGCTGATACCAACCGTCAATATGTAACTTGTGTTAGATAA